The Methanocaldococcus infernus ME region AACGAAAGAATGCATTTCATCTATTTCTAAATGTATTTGCTCCGTATTAAGTTTAATTTTCCTGTTCGCATTGTTTAGTTTTTAAAATCTTTAATCCACCTAAGTATTGTAGTTGTACTTAGTTTAAAACACTCTACCGGCTTGTCTAACACCTAAATCCTCAAAAACTACACTTCTAACAACTTTTTCTTTAAAACTATCGGAATATCTAGGAGCTTTAGATTCTACAATAAACCGTCTCTTACACTCTTTACACAAATACATTTGTCTAACTCCGTATTCTTTGACTTGTGCTTTCCTGCCTTAACGACCTTATCCGAATTACAATATTTACACCTGATCATAAAAAATATATCATAAGTGATATATATCAATTGCGTGTACATGACCGGTGTAAAGAATACTATTATAAGTGATAATAACTAATGATATAATAGAATAAATATATAGATAATAAAAGATTTTCGCATATTCTCAAATACTATTACCCAATATAAGCGATAAGTAATTTAGAGAACCAGTTCAATTTGTAATTGTAAATGAATGAAATAAAAACATTTGCAATTATTGACATAAGATATGCCGTTAGAGTATTCTTTTGATGCATGATTAACTGTTAAATGTTTAAATATCTCTAAATGTGACTCCAAATCTTTGTAAATGGTATATTTATCTGTATTAATAACTAAACCATCACAAGTAACTTCGTTAATTATCTTCCCAATTTTAATTTTAACTTAGATTCGTTTCAACAGAAGTAAACACCCTTTTATTCGCTCAGTTGTATAGGGCAATTATTGGAGATCTTTCATGCTTGTAAGTCCCATATTCATCTTTTGCAAACGAATGAGTTGTTCTATAATCTCTCTAATTTCTTAGATATCTGATTAATTGAAGAATTTTTTAAATTTTTGATTATATAAAACATTTCTTCCAATGATTCGTTTTTTGGTAAATATTGTACCTATATGTCTTTTATATAAGTTACATCTATACCCTTGAATAGGTAACCTACTTCTTTCTTTACTTTTCAAAATAGAATCTTTTAATCCACAATATGGACAAAATATATTCATTATCCCATCGAATTCTTCTTATAATTTAATACATTCTTCATCTTTGGAATGAATAACTTATATTTAATACTTTCTTAATTACTCCTTCCCACTCTTTAACTATCTTATCAATATCAAAATCTTTAGCTCTCTCTAAACCATTACTATATTTCTCTCTCAACTCTTTATCTTTAATTATTTTAATCATTAACTCAGCTAATATTTTCTCCTCTTCAATTAAAGGTTCTTCATCTAAAGTTTTAAAAATGTATCTTCTTGGAAACGGTTTAGTTAAAATTCCATACTTTCCATAGTAAGGATAATTAATTTCTTCTCCTATATCTAATTCAGGAGCTAAAATTTCTCTCGGTCCAGTTTTACAATCTGTTGAGATAATTGGTAGGTTAACACTCAAAGCTTCTATAACCGTATTTGGCAAGCCCTCCCATAATGAAGAAAAAACGAAACAGTCACTATTCTTCAAAAACTTAAAAACATTATCTTGTCTTCCAAGTAAGAAAACTTTATCTTCTAAGTTTAGTTTTTTTATTAGTTTTTCTAATTTATTTCTTAACCCCCCCTCCCCTAAAATTATTAACTTAGCCTCTGGATGTCTTTCAGAAACTTTCTTAAACGCTCTGATTAAGAACCATTGTCCCTTTTGTTCTGTTAATCTTCCAATGTTTATAAAAACGAAAGAATCTTTAAATATTTCTTTATATTTTTCTTCTAAAGGCTCTTTTGAAAGCTTTTGATATTCCTCTATTGAATGTGGGTTGTAAATTGTTTTTATTTTTTCTTTTGGAATTTTGTATTCTTTGATTAGTATTTCCTCTATTTCTTTTGAGACTGCAACTATTTTATCTGCTTTTGGGTAGAGAAGTTTAATTAAGAATCTATGTACTTTTCCATACATAGTTTTTTCTGAATACATATCGTTAGGATTACAACGAATAGAAATTATATTTCTTTTATTCAATAATCTAGCAACTAAAATTGTTATAAAATTAGAAATTTCTAAAAAAGAAATTAAAACTTTAGGGTCATTTTTTTTAGTTTCTTTTAAATATTTAAAAAAAGATATAAAAATTGCAAGAATAAATTTTTTATAACCTTGATTTATTGAATATGGAGTTAGTGACTTAAAATCTATATTTTTTGGAATATTATAGAAAATATCGTTTAAAATTGTATAAAAATAAATATTATATTTTTCAGATAGTCTATTAAATAAATTAACTGCTATTCTTTCTGCGCCCCCTGAAGTTAAAGAATTAATTAAAAATTGGAATCTTAGTTTTTGCATTTTAGATCACCTTCATTTACTTTTTTGAAAAAGTTACAATTCTTCTTAGTTAGAAATAGTATTAAATTTAGATAAATAAAGAAATATATAGTATAAAATAAAAATTTTAATTTAT contains the following coding sequences:
- a CDS encoding glycosyltransferase; translated protein: MQKLRFQFLINSLTSGGAERIAVNLFNRLSEKYNIYFYTILNDIFYNIPKNIDFKSLTPYSINQGYKKFILAIFISFFKYLKETKKNDPKVLISFLEISNFITILVARLLNKRNIISIRCNPNDMYSEKTMYGKVHRFLIKLLYPKADKIVAVSKEIEEILIKEYKIPKEKIKTIYNPHSIEEYQKLSKEPLEEKYKEIFKDSFVFINIGRLTEQKGQWFLIRAFKKVSERHPEAKLIILGEGGLRNKLEKLIKKLNLEDKVFLLGRQDNVFKFLKNSDCFVFSSLWEGLPNTVIEALSVNLPIISTDCKTGPREILAPELDIGEEINYPYYGKYGILTKPFPRRYIFKTLDEEPLIEEEKILAELMIKIIKDKELREKYSNGLERAKDFDIDKIVKEWEGVIKKVLNISYSFQR